A portion of the Oceanivirga salmonicida genome contains these proteins:
- a CDS encoding peptide ABC transporter substrate-binding protein, translating into MKKILTSIVLAIAIFSCGGSSSSDNEMATFTYNSGEEGKSLDPALGTSNVTTQINTLLQEGLTKVGKNKTIEPGLAKSWDVSEDGKTWTFHLRDNLKWSNGDPLVAGDFKFAWLRALNPETASEYAYMLYYIKGAQEYNEGKGKAEDVAINVIDDKTLEVTLKNTIPYFESLVSFLTYMPINEKFATEKGADYGLEAENMLYSGPYKLVSWTHTSKMEFEKNEHYYNQEAIKVPRIVTKFIADINSAANAFKNGKFNLVKISTEQYEEFKDDDRLLKVPVATTWYMEYNTETNFLKNKKIRQAITMAIDKEDIIKNVFRNINSVSYTLTPKGLGEDPSGKEFVEAVGDVIPKYNPEGAKKLLAEGLKELGLSKAPEISIILNDSGANKKIGESLQELLRNNLGLTVNIELMQFKERLARMTSKNFDIVLAGWGADFRDPITFLDLWVTNGGNNHTSFSNAEYDKLIDIAKTTIDKQKRFDALKRAEEILADEMPIGVLFSKNELYILDKSYKGIVFPSLGADFILNYMEEVK; encoded by the coding sequence ATGAAAAAAATATTAACAAGCATAGTTTTAGCTATTGCAATATTTAGTTGTGGAGGTTCGTCATCGTCAGACAATGAAATGGCAACATTTACATATAATTCAGGTGAAGAAGGGAAGAGTTTAGACCCTGCTTTAGGAACAAGTAATGTAACAACGCAAATAAATACATTATTACAAGAAGGGTTGACTAAAGTAGGTAAAAATAAAACTATAGAACCAGGTCTTGCCAAATCTTGGGATGTATCAGAAGATGGAAAAACTTGGACTTTCCACTTAAGAGATAATTTAAAATGGTCTAATGGTGATCCATTAGTTGCAGGAGATTTCAAATTTGCTTGGCTTAGAGCTTTAAATCCTGAAACTGCTTCAGAATATGCATATATGCTTTATTATATAAAAGGAGCTCAAGAATATAATGAAGGAAAAGGTAAAGCTGAAGATGTTGCTATTAATGTAATAGATGATAAAACATTAGAAGTAACTTTAAAAAATACAATACCATATTTTGAATCATTAGTTTCATTTTTAACATATATGCCAATAAATGAAAAATTTGCTACTGAAAAAGGAGCAGATTATGGGTTAGAAGCAGAGAATATGCTATATTCAGGTCCATATAAATTAGTTTCATGGACACATACTTCCAAAATGGAATTTGAAAAAAATGAACATTACTATAATCAAGAAGCGATAAAAGTTCCAAGAATAGTTACTAAATTTATTGCAGATATTAATTCAGCAGCAAATGCTTTCAAAAATGGAAAATTTAATTTAGTTAAAATATCTACAGAACAATATGAAGAATTTAAAGATGATGATAGATTATTAAAAGTTCCAGTTGCTACAACTTGGTATATGGAATATAATACAGAAACAAATTTCTTAAAGAATAAAAAAATTAGACAAGCTATAACAATGGCTATTGATAAAGAAGATATTATAAAAAATGTATTTAGAAATATAAATTCAGTATCATATACTTTAACACCTAAAGGTCTAGGAGAAGACCCTAGTGGTAAGGAATTTGTAGAAGCAGTTGGAGATGTTATACCTAAATATAATCCAGAAGGAGCTAAAAAATTATTAGCTGAGGGTCTTAAAGAATTAGGATTAAGTAAAGCCCCTGAAATATCAATAATTTTAAATGATTCAGGAGCTAATAAAAAAATTGGTGAATCATTACAAGAATTATTAAGAAATAATTTAGGATTAACTGTTAATATAGAATTAATGCAATTTAAAGAAAGATTAGCAAGAATGACTTCTAAAAACTTTGATATAGTACTTGCTGGTTGGGGAGCAGATTTTAGAGATCCAATAACTTTCTTAGACTTATGGGTAACTAATGGTGGAAATAACCACACTTCATTTAGCAATGCTGAATATGATAAATTAATAGATATAGCTAAAACAACTATAGATAAACAAAAAAGATTTGATGCTTTAAAAAGAGCAGAAGAAATTTTAGCTGATGAAATGCCTATAGGAGTATTATTCTCTAAAAATGAATTATACATTTTAGATAAATCTTATAAAGGAATTGTATTCCCATCATTAGGGGCAGATTTCATATTAAATTATATGGAAGAAGTTAAATAA